gtgatcaaggctgtgattggtgtgtttgatgcatggccaagcagccctgttgcaattggctgttgatagggttttaacctaagtttgagagagaacaaggaagaagaagaacaaagaggagtagtggtagagtagtagtagtagtagtagaagaggaagcctgtaaatatgctgtagttactgcccttctgtattatacttggatttcttgttttgttatattatgtaattagtttgtccttcaataaatcctcataagagcaagcacctgtgtcggagcttcactcgctggacgagggaccccgttatctGGTGCCGTGGCTCGGATGATAAAAGTCAGCCGGACTCGGACGGACCAGTGTGGGTGCCAGAACGTTTAACGCGAACAATAAGAAAATCAGAGCAAGATGAGCCTGTGGATGTGGTGGATGCTGACCGGACTGATGTTTCTTCAGAAAATGGAGGCGTGGACTCCAGGATTCCCGCTGACTAATTCTGCCACCGCCTAGCCTGTACCCTGACGTGGTGTTATGGAATGGCAGTTTATTATTTTCCTCAAGTTACCAAAGTGCTATGTTCCTTTCATGTATTACCTGTGTTGGTTGATTCCACTTTTCTAAGGCCTCAAATTGATGGAACTCATATTGATGAACATAATGTTACATTTCAACTGCAAGATTGTGTTCCTACAGATGGAGGTCCAGTGTGTAATGGTCTTGTTCGATCTGTAGAGCCTTGTTTGTTAACACATGCTATTAATGTATGTCATTTTACTGTGTTTCCGGCAACTAATTATTCTGTGTTGTATGAAGTTAAGCCTCAGTATATTTGCTTAGCTAATGCTAGGTCTGATGAATTGGCATTTATGGGATTACCCTCTCCATTTGTTGGGTGCATTGAGCACCTTGAGGTTCTTTATTGGTTTGGTGATATTTTTTATCTGTTGCCTGATCTAGTGGAGGATGTTCAAGTTTCTTGGACGCCTCGTGTGTTGCCTCTGCCATCAATTACTGTTTCTTTGCCCATCGCACAAATCCTTCAAAATTCTGAACAgttgaaaaatcatttgaagCGTAATGAAAAACAGTTGGAAGAGTATCAAGTAGCCACCATTATAACTAGTGGCAAGTTACTCCAAGTGCAGACTGCTATAGAGCATGATTCCAATAGTAGATGGTGGGATTTTGTCTTCTCCAGCCCTACCGCCACGCATCATTTTTCTGGagtgtttatttttctgagctgtgtgtttggtggtttagtgtttttgtgtgtttgcaaCTGTGGAATGTATGTGTATACCAAGAATCAATCGCGTAAGAACCTCCTGCAACAGCAGATCCTGGCTCAAGCCGTTCTCGCTCTCCAAAAGAATGATTCCCCTAAAGTatggcttaacatgctggatCGGTAGTCAATGACGGGTAAGTATccaataaggctttaccaacctaagacaggcgccacgaGCCAGGTGGTtagccgatgacgggtaagggaagctgaatttggaacacctaagacaggcacgatcccttagttaataaaacaaaaagggggaattgTGGAGAGCGGggctttgccccaagatggcgcttgttattgtcttctcaaggcacaaaggcagtaaacaagttttaggaagttgtagaggattggttcaaggtctcatgcagtctgcatggtgtgcgcgtgatcagagttgtgattggtgtgtgtgtgcgtgatcaaggctgtgattggtgtgtttgatgcatggccaagcagccctgttgcaattggctgttgatagggttttaacctaagtttgagagagaacaaggaagaagaagaacaaagaggagtagtggtagagtagtagtagtagtagtagaagaggaagcctgtaaatatgctgtagttactgcccttctgtattatacttggatttcttgttttgttatattatgtaattagtttgtccttcaataaatcctcataagagcaagcacctgtgtcggagcttcactcgctggacgagggaccccgttagggGTTGCCttgtggtgcagtgaattaaAGGGTGTTTGGCATCCAATTTGGAAGTGTTAGTTCAAACACCAACCATTTCGCTTCATGATTGTGTACCTGAAAAGGCTATGGATGATGGCTCCACAGACTGGGCACCAGCCATCCTTGTGGGAAttctggacagagttcctggatcttgcctttgtcctggcccagtcctggatgttgccaCCATTCAGGGAATGAGTTAGTTGGTAGGAGTTTCTCTCTCCATATttaactctctctcttcctttccttttctctctgtctcactctgcctttcagataataaatattttaaatcaatttttttcaGAGACTTCTTTTTCAAGCTCCTACAAATGGGAACAACTTTTTAATAATGTTAGACAGTCCTAAGTCTAAGCTTAAAAAGGGGTTAAGAACAGAACAGACTACACGCTGGCAGATTTGACCCATGTTTAATGAAAAAGAAGTTACATGAATAGAAATGGACAAAGAACAAAGAGATTGATTTGGAAAAATATGGTGATACATAGAACGATGAGGAAAACGATGTGCATTCTCAATTTCCTCACATACTCCTTTCAGTTATTGTTGATCCAAAACAGCTCcttaaattcaaaacaaagtcATAGTTACAATTTCACTGATGTTTTCAAAGGAACTCACCGAACTGATGTCCAAACAATCCTTTTTCCATTTCTGCCATGCGCCTAgaacacacacaagcaaaggcaGAGCGGTTTCCTGTGAGCTGATACAGTGGGAAGGAGAGGcggtcctctctgtttcttcattgCAACAGCAAGTTAGCACTGGCAGCTGAGCTTTTGGCACAAACACGATTTCTGCTACTATTTTCATAAGAAAGCTTTTATGGTATGCAACCATTTATTCTTAGAACAATCAATCACTGAAGGATTAAATCTGACTCTGATAATAAATAGATGCAGAGGAGTTTCTGAAAGTTAACATTTGAACAGACTTGAAATGTTAAaagcatgaaattttaaaatacacacttgGGAAACTGCACAGAGCACCCTCCTGGTGTGTTTCACAGCTCATGATTCTTAGCAGGATTATCCagtagactatttttttttatcattttctatgCTGGTGGCCAGTTTGACCACACTTTCTTAAAGAAGAACAAATACGTCTTGGGGAGAGAATAAGGAACTCTGAAACCACATGTTGGCAATATTTCTGTGCTCATGATCTCAGTGAAAATAATCAAACTCAAAGCTGACAAGCACCAAACTCAGGTTAGACACGTGCTGTACAGATACTGAAGAGAAGCATCAGGCTTTACTCACtagccttttcaaataaaaaatctttggCCAGTGTCTAACAACCACCAACCTCTCAGGCTTAGTTGGAACAATTTCAGGTTAGGAGGAGCCCTGCCTCTTCTGATACTGTATTCTCAGTTTTTCTAGTTGTTCCACACACTGTGACTGTGCCAGCTTCAAGGTGCGGTTTTCCTCCGTCAGAGCTTCGAATTCCCGAACCAGCTGAGCAGCATCCACCTTCTCcttttctgcctggtccagcttggCAATGAGCTCCTTCCTGAAGATTCCAGATGCAGGGCAGAAAGAAGCACAGAATGCAATACAAACAGATTAAATTATGCCACTGCAACGGACGGAAGCAGAGTGCTTTCAGCAGCTTACTTCTGTTTTTCTACCCTCATGAGGCTTGGacctctttatttttattccagaATCTGAATTAGATACATCAAAAAGATCACACATACCCCAGGGGTTCTTCCATAGTGCAAAAAATGCTCATTTCAAGAGtacaagaaataataaaaattacatcTATGTTAGAAAAAGATCAGTTTTTTATTTAAAGTGCTCCCTACTGTCTTGCACACAGAAGAAATGTTAGTTCACATCTTAGCAAGCTTTTGTACTTGAAAATAAGTTAATATTTCTTAGTTTCCTATATCTTTACTAGACTTCCTTGAATTGAAGTATCCAATTCTCTCCTTACAGATACTATTTTACATGTCATTTCTGAGTTGTTGCATATGTAAAGTTGTCTCTCAGTATCTGTCAAGCTTCAGTCCCAGGACCCCCAAGAAATCTAGAATCCATGGATGCTCAAATCCTCCAGGAAAAACAGCACAGTATGTGCATATAACCTATGTAATCCTCCTATATGCTTTAAAACATTGATAGGTTACTTATAAACAACTAATTATAACAATATCTAATGTAATGTAAATGTCACTGTACTGGCTAGAGAACAATGATTAAAAACAAAGTCTTCAAGTGTTTAGTACACAATAAGACTAAATACACAAAACATAATTTAAGTTGGTTGAATTTTGCAAATACAGAAGCCCAGGTACCAAGTGGTGTTGTGGTTCCAGTTAATAAAATACGATATCTATATCCAGCCTTAGTGGAGCTGAGGAGACATAGAGTGCCAGAAGCAGTTTATAATGATCATGTCTTAATttagggaaatatttttaaataactcatTCATATAAACGCATATGATAAGAAGGTGTAGTGCTAAGTCCACATTTCAATTTAATGAACATGGAAACCCAAAAAGATGTTAGACTCCTTCCCCTTATGTGGGTCAGTTAATCCTAACTTAGTCTAGACCCAACAGATGCTTCTTACCTCACAGTTCTTCCTCTTTAAAGTGAAGAACACTTAATCACGTTCTTCAGACACACAGCTTTCCAGAGAGCTTTCCTAAGGAGAGGACTTTGTTCTCCTGGTGTCAACCTTGGTTAAGCACAGGTGGTGCCTAAATAACACTCCGTTTTAACCTTTTCAATTTCCTTAACATGTATTTTTAGATATGAAGTAATGTATCTCACTCATGATTTCAAGGATCTCATGACCTATGAAGAGGTTCATATGTAAAGAAACATCTAGGTAAAGCTCATACAAAGAAAAGTATTTAGTAAATAATGCTGCAAATGAGACACAAGTCATCAAAGTTGAACACAGGGCGACCATCTCCAGTCCCAAGCCTCCTCTTCCTGGGGTCCTCCCAGTCTGCAGACTGCTGGGGGTCTGTGGCTGTACTCTCAGACAACAGTGCTGCATCCTTGTTCTAACAATCTGTGTGCTGCACAACACGTGCCAATACTGTCTTTGCATTCATTCATCATTGGTGTTGGCCACCTTTCTAGAAAGTGTCTCTTCTAGCCTCTCCTATACGAAGGGAAGAAAATATCTAACATATTCCTGAAGAGCAGCAATATTCAAGTTGCCATCAGAAAGAAGTCCAGAGTCACTAGAAACCAGACGGGTCTCCTGAGTAAAAACCCAACTTTTAAAGTTTAGTATTCCAGATCTAGAAAACAGCCTGATCATCTCATTCAGTCAGACCTCCAACATCTTTCACTTTTTGTTGCATAACATTAGTAGCTTAAATAAAACACTTTGAGCACAAATCCCTATTATGTCTTATAAATCTGTATATTCATTCATAAATTATATACTTGCTAATACATTAGGTGCATTGTGAAGACATGTATGCTAAAATTAATCTACGGAAAACTTAATGTATGAAAATCTGACCTGAGTGTATCAATGAATCCCCAGATTATCTGTGAATTGCAATGATGACAAATGTGAAGAAACCTGGAAGTGATGAGATACGCAGACACTATACCAACTATGAAGGACTCAGGATCATTTCTGTGCCTTTTCTGACAAGAGTATATAACAAGATCTGTTCATGAAGAGCACCAGACAATATCAAATTGAGGGAAATACTACAAAATTGCTAGCCTTTATCTTTCATATTTAAGAAACCAGAGAGAAATGACAAATACAATGTGTGATTCTAAACCAGAAGACACATAACTTCCAAAGACGTGATTGGAAAATAGATGCCCCTTGAATATGGACTTTGAATTACACTACTGATCATTTTCTGCTCTGGTTAAACAGGAGAACGTTCTTGCTCATGGGAAATATTCAAAGAAGTACTTAGGGCGGCAGAATATGACTGAATATATACATTAtctatgcatacatatgtgtatgtgcaaATATCTCTCTATGGAGATATGACAGTacttcaaaacacattttattcTGGTACAAAACACACTACAAATCCCCTGGACTCTTCTTGATCTTTGGATCTTCCAATATGTTCAGAATAGAAGAGCCTCACAATAAATACTTGCTGGATGAATAACTGAAGAAAAAGGCAGATGTTactgatattttaaagataaagaaacaGAACCCCAAAATGTCCTGTTTAACTGAGATAATGCATGGCTAATAAAGCAGTGCAAGAAATCAAGATTATCCTTCTGATTAAATATGCCCCTGAGCATAGTTGAGAAAGTAAATGACAGTAACTAAATAGTGATTATGAAAAATCCCCTTATAACCATCTGAAAAGAAATTAGAATAAACTACGTatattgaaagagagagggagggtggggggagaatcccagattctatgtaattacaacacaatgtaattaatgaataaatttaattaaaaaaaaagaaagagagagagagagagatgctccaaATCCTCTAGTGCTTCGCCGATTCTTATTCTACTTCTATTCTTTTCAAATTATCTAAGTCATGTGAATAATTTACAAAGAAATAGTTTTATTTGACTCATAGTCTGGGAGTGGGAATTACTACCACTAACTTAAATAATAACTGTCTTCCAAGCTTGTTATTTGACCTCATTCAAAACGCCGAAAACCATACATATTAGTCCTGAATGGTGGAGATAAAAGACCATGCAATCACAGATTTTACAACTAAAAAGAATGGCCAGGATTGTCCAGTCAATTTTCTTATATTAGAAAAAGTCAATAATAATTTATTCTTTAATCTAGAAGACTCAATAGATAGGCTTCTGAattaatttcatgtatttgataAGCAATTATTCAGATATTCAATGAATACTGTCAAAATGCCTATTGTTTTCTGTCCTGGATATATTTAAATAGACATATTCATGCTCATCCATTAGCAATTCATAATTAATCCCTGGCACATGAAGTTACAGAAATGATCTTATAAATAAATGATGTGAAGAACAAATCAATATGTATAATTAACTTGAACGTGGACCTTTCATTTCTTGGCTGTATCATTTTTGTAATTCTTTTCAATATAATGTGATATGAGGGTAGCAGAACATAGCTACAGGAATTTTATTTCTGAAGTCAAACAGCTTACTCCACTCTTTGAAGTCCACATCATAACCTCATAGGTCTTCTGTATCTGATCCTAAGTTAACACCTAGAAATTCTTTTAGTTGATAAAATAAAAGAGACAAG
This sequence is a window from Ochotona princeps isolate mOchPri1 chromosome 3, mOchPri1.hap1, whole genome shotgun sequence. Protein-coding genes within it:
- the MAP3K7CL gene encoding MAP3K7 C-terminal-like protein isoform X2, with amino-acid sequence MQVFKQHCQIAEEYHEVKKEIALLEERKKELIAKLDQAEKEKVDAAQLVREFEALTEENRTLKLAQSQCVEQLEKLRIQYQKRQGSS